One genomic window of Halictus rubicundus isolate RS-2024b chromosome 12, iyHalRubi1_principal, whole genome shotgun sequence includes the following:
- the LOC143360037 gene encoding uncharacterized protein LOC143360037 isoform X2, translated as MSSEDISNNSSNNSNVGRVVTDSVHVRFRQIQVHCEICNLDFVGNHSEIKKHFNSSHPSKETCYYCRGKVFAYTQIPIDGSNEESKRIVYHKCNNS; from the coding sequence ATGTCATCGGAAGATATATCTAACAATAGCAGTAATAACAGCAATGTTGGTAGAGTTGTCACCGATTCTGTACATGTAAGGTTTCGACAGATCCAAGTACATTGTGAAATCTGCAATTTGGATTTTGTTGGGAACCACTCGGAGATCAAGAAGCATTTCAACAGCTCTCACCCTTCTAAGGAAACGTGCTATTACTGCAGAGGAAAAGTATTCGCTTATACTCAAATACCTATTGATGGCTCCAATGAAGAATCGAAAAGGATTGTTTATCATAAGTGCAACAACAgttag
- the LOC143360037 gene encoding uncharacterized protein LOC143360037 isoform X1 — protein sequence MHKRNILNYVNNSSYSILKNCLYAAFFIINKMSSEDISNNSSNNSNVGRVVTDSVHVRFRQIQVHCEICNLDFVGNHSEIKKHFNSSHPSKETCYYCRGKVFAYTQIPIDGSNEESKRIVYHKCNNS from the exons atgCACAAAcgtaatattttaaattacgtAAACAATTCATCttattctatattaaaaaattgtttatatgcAGCTTTTTTTATAAT AAATAAAATGTCATCGGAAGATATATCTAACAATAGCAGTAATAACAGCAATGTTGGTAGAGTTGTCACCGATTCTGTACATGTAAGGTTTCGACAGATCCAAGTACATTGTGAAATCTGCAATTTGGATTTTGTTGGGAACCACTCGGAGATCAAGAAGCATTTCAACAGCTCTCACCCTTCTAAGGAAACGTGCTATTACTGCAGAGGAAAAGTATTCGCTTATACTCAAATACCTATTGATGGCTCCAATGAAGAATCGAAAAGGATTGTTTATCATAAGTGCAACAACAgttag
- the LOC143359491 gene encoding uncharacterized protein LOC143359491 isoform X1, which translates to MKPNSSSQNDATEKMLRRREWKLEQERQRQHERLKQQKIYEYEMQRAREKGLLPPKPPNRSKSRSKSPRSRPRRPCTPSTTNTPILSERLEFADETVPLFKGPEGTKISAAELRRIKVDIRRNIPGKSTDSDLQWHIINPEDVLIKRRAGEGSKPIFERKEIKGVITETEEVEEHRTVVTINNDTLDGKSKTFKSRSVSLSPIRNRSRNPRRSLSRRSRERYRSRNRSKEYEDSSIGKERRRTESYIAEEERHRRSRDHSRSREREERKWDRDSHHRCVMEYFLCDAFRSYREYRERSRERSRNNRDGNRSRVQRVLPPHYMGQIPVPIYYNHFPPSPIMMTPWMPMRGQVLLGNRHPSIMGPPWPFSPSLRLSNPIKYRSKKF; encoded by the exons ATGAAACCAAATTCATCGTCCCAAAACGACGCTACTGAGAAGATGCTACGGAGGCGAGAATGGAAGCTGGAACAAGAACGACAACGGCAGCATGAGAGGTTAAAACAACAGAAGATTTACGAATATGAAATGCAACGTGCCCGTGAAAAAGGTTTGCTGCCTCCGAAACCTCCAAATCGAAGTAAGAGCCGAAGTAAATCTCCACGAAGTCGACCTAGAAGACCTTGTACTCCTAGCACAACAAACACTCCAATTCTTTCTGAAAG ACTAGAATTTGCTGATGAAACAGTACCGTTATTTAAAGGACCCGAAGGCACAAAGATTAGTGCAGCTGAGCTACGCAGAATTAAAGTAGATATTCGTAGAAATATTCCTGGAAAATCAACTGACTCAGATCTTCAGTGGCATATTATCAATCCTGAAGATGTATTAATCAAAAGAAGAGCGg GAGAAGGATCGAAACCAATATTTGAGAGGAAAGAAATCAAAGGAGTAATCACCGAAACAGAAGAGGTTGAAGAACATCGTACTGTTGTAACTATAAATAATGACACTTTAG atgGCAAGTCGAAAACATTTAAAAGCCGCTCAGTGTCTTTGAGTCCAATCAGAAACCGAAGTCGTAATCCTCGACGTTCATTGTCTCGTCGTTCCAG ggAAAGGTATCGTAGCAGGAACAGAAGTAAGGAGTATGAAGATAGTTCCATAGGGAAGGAGAGACGACGTACTGAGTCATACATTGCTGAGGAAGAGCGACACAGAAGAAGTCGTGACCATTCGCGTTCGAGGGAGAGGGAAGAACGGAAATGGGATAGAGATTCCCATCACAGGTGTGTCATGGAATATTTTCTGTGTGATGCATTT AGGTCTTATCGAGAGTATCGAGAGAGATCTAGAGAACGCTCTCGAAATAATAGGGACGGAAATAGATCCAGGGTACAAAGAGTTCTTCCGCCACATTATATGGGGCAAATTCCTGTTCCTATTTATTATAAT cACTTCCCGCCTAGTCCAATAATGATGACACCTTGGATGCCAATGCGCGGACAAGTTCTGCTAGGAAATAGGCACCCTTCCATTATGGGACCTCCATGGCCATTCTCGCCAAGTTTACGTCTCTCCAATCCTATTAAGTACAGGTCCAAGAAGTTTTAA
- the Mago gene encoding mago, exon junction complex subunit, with amino-acid sequence MSTDFYIRYYIGHKGKFGHEFLEFEFRPDGKLRYANNSNYKNDTMIRKEAYVHQCVMEELKRIIQDSEIMQEDDSLWPQPDRIGRQELEIVIGDEHISFTTSKTGSLLDVNQSRDPEGLRCFYYLVQDLKCLVLSLIGLHFKIKPI; translated from the coding sequence ATGTCGACAGATTTCTATATACGTTATTATATTGGTCACAAAGGGAAATTCGGTCATGAGTTTCTAGAATTTGAATTCAGACCGGACGGTAAGCTACGATATGCTAACAATTCGAATTACAAGAATGACACTATGATCCGTAAAGAAGCTTATGTGCACCAATGCGTAATGGAAGAACTGAAAAGGATCATTCAGGACTCCGAAATCATGCAAGAAGATGATTCTCTATGGCCACAACCTGATCGAATTGGTCGCCAAGAATTAGAGATTGTAATTGGAGATGAACACATATCATTTACCACTTCGAAGACTGGTTCTCTATTAGATGTTAATCAGTCACGCGATCCAGAAGGACTACGTTGCTTTTATTATTTGGTACAGGATTTGAAGTGCTTAGTACTATCCCTTATAGGTTTACACTTCAAAATAAAGCCTATATAA
- the LOC143359491 gene encoding uncharacterized protein LOC143359491 isoform X2, translating into MPSEMKPNSSSQNDATEKMLRRREWKLEQERQRQHERLKQQKIYEYEMQRAREKGLLPPKPPNRSKSRSKSPRSRPRRPCTPSTTNTPILSERLEFADETVPLFKGPEGTKISAAELRRIKVDIRRNIPGKSTDSDLQWHIINPEDVLIKRRAGEGSKPIFERKEIKGVITETEEVEEHRTVVTINNDTLDGKSKTFKSRSVSLSPIRNRSRNPRRSLSRRSRERYRSRNRSKEYEDSSIGKERRRTESYIAEEERHRRSRDHSRSREREERKWDRDSHHRSYREYRERSRERSRNNRDGNRSRVQRVLPPHYMGQIPVPIYYNHFPPSPIMMTPWMPMRGQVLLGNRHPSIMGPPWPFSPSLRLSNPIKYRSKKF; encoded by the exons ATGCCATCAG AAATGAAACCAAATTCATCGTCCCAAAACGACGCTACTGAGAAGATGCTACGGAGGCGAGAATGGAAGCTGGAACAAGAACGACAACGGCAGCATGAGAGGTTAAAACAACAGAAGATTTACGAATATGAAATGCAACGTGCCCGTGAAAAAGGTTTGCTGCCTCCGAAACCTCCAAATCGAAGTAAGAGCCGAAGTAAATCTCCACGAAGTCGACCTAGAAGACCTTGTACTCCTAGCACAACAAACACTCCAATTCTTTCTGAAAG ACTAGAATTTGCTGATGAAACAGTACCGTTATTTAAAGGACCCGAAGGCACAAAGATTAGTGCAGCTGAGCTACGCAGAATTAAAGTAGATATTCGTAGAAATATTCCTGGAAAATCAACTGACTCAGATCTTCAGTGGCATATTATCAATCCTGAAGATGTATTAATCAAAAGAAGAGCGg GAGAAGGATCGAAACCAATATTTGAGAGGAAAGAAATCAAAGGAGTAATCACCGAAACAGAAGAGGTTGAAGAACATCGTACTGTTGTAACTATAAATAATGACACTTTAG atgGCAAGTCGAAAACATTTAAAAGCCGCTCAGTGTCTTTGAGTCCAATCAGAAACCGAAGTCGTAATCCTCGACGTTCATTGTCTCGTCGTTCCAG ggAAAGGTATCGTAGCAGGAACAGAAGTAAGGAGTATGAAGATAGTTCCATAGGGAAGGAGAGACGACGTACTGAGTCATACATTGCTGAGGAAGAGCGACACAGAAGAAGTCGTGACCATTCGCGTTCGAGGGAGAGGGAAGAACGGAAATGGGATAGAGATTCCCATCACAG GTCTTATCGAGAGTATCGAGAGAGATCTAGAGAACGCTCTCGAAATAATAGGGACGGAAATAGATCCAGGGTACAAAGAGTTCTTCCGCCACATTATATGGGGCAAATTCCTGTTCCTATTTATTATAAT cACTTCCCGCCTAGTCCAATAATGATGACACCTTGGATGCCAATGCGCGGACAAGTTCTGCTAGGAAATAGGCACCCTTCCATTATGGGACCTCCATGGCCATTCTCGCCAAGTTTACGTCTCTCCAATCCTATTAAGTACAGGTCCAAGAAGTTTTAA